ccctaacaccatcatcatcgacaacgggacacagttcatcggcaaaaaattcttgacgttctgcgacgaccaccacatccgtgtggcctggtcggccgtaggacacccaaggaccaacggccaagtagaacgtgccaacggcatgatactacaaggcctcaagccaagaatttacaaccggttgaagaagtttggcaagaaatggctcgccgaactcccatcggtcatctagagcctgaggaacactccaagccgagccacggggttcacgcctttcttcctggtctatggggccgaggccatcctccccactgacttggaatatggttccccaaggctacaggcctataacgaataaagcaaccgcaccacccgagaggacgccctcgaccaactagaggaagcccgagacgtcgcgctgctgcactcggctaaataccagcaaaccctacggtgctatcaggcccgacgcatccgaagccaagacttgaaggtaggcgacctggtgttgaggctggcgCAGAGCagcaagggtcgccacaagctgaccctgccatgggaaggaccgtacatcatcgcccaagtgctgaagcccgagacctacaagctagccaacgagaagggcaaaatcttcatcaacgcttggaatatagaacagctacatcgcttttacccttaaaattccaagcattgtatatattgtttctcggaatacaattgaaaagcgttctttagttgttctaattttttgagaaacccccccgaGCCTatcgtgggtctcggcaatacgatgacactgtaagggagactcggctctgcctccgcagaaccgaatctccctcgggggctagatgggggattccccgctatgtcccacgcaccattttctagtcatttttcgaaaaaattcctatgccaaaccctctagcacgctctgacgaatcggttgcgaaaaacccaaggaccaaaagcccaTCTTAGGGctagaaggccggtagagtcgtgagacggcctaagcctccgggctatggtgctccctcaccacctttcgcccaggggacgggttaggctccaaggaggttttttgcaaagaaattagatcagagacaacaagagggcagaggctcggaaatataagacaaacaattaaagaaacacgagtacttcaaaaagaaaggcctccacggccacaaatgttatgatacataattaattcctattctatttacatggcctcttaggcCCAGGTCATGGCTCAGGGCCTCCAACATCGGCAGACGGCGGAGGagcgaccacctcctcttcgaacagcttggccaatgCCGTACCagggccctccgccgcctccatcagcttcgcaacCGCCTCGTCAGCCTCCTTGTCATCGTcgggcaggacatagccatcgctgatggcttggaggtcaacgccTATATAGTGCGAGGCAATGACGGCCAGCGCgtgcttgacgcccgtatgcagcgctcctcggagccgctcgtgcACTTGACCACTCAAtgcaatcagacggctcccaagggagctgcctgattgaaccccctcgacctccaaggcctcgcaggcggtgcGGGTTGCACTCTTCAGCGCCTCCTGCTCCCCGATCTtggtctcgagcaccgcctgcactgcgatGGAAGCCTCGGTAGCCtgggtaacctccgcctctgactctacgCCATAGGAAACGAAACAGagttgagcgcaaaggaaaacaagctagatagggacggaagcctacgaaactcacccttggcctttagctcccagtgtcgggccttgacccaagaggcctcggctctctcctttaggcgctgggcctcgacccaagaagccttggccgccctggaagcttcactccctagctctgcgtcacactaggaagttagggagtgaacataagaaaaagcgaataaaacgaggggactaggactcaccctcggcctttcccctccaaaccacagcctcggttcgcgaggcctcagccgctgcaagggcctcatccaaagcgcctttcgtcagctggtgcgcactctgttctgctcctagctgcccagcaagagccttgcccgaggccgtggcttcttcggctcgagacctgaaggcatcccgatcactggccatgcgggtgagctcctcctccaactccttgacccgcaccGCCAGGGGGGTGAGCTACTCCTGAGCCATGGCCGCCTTGACCTTCGCattggcacaacgaaggcggaggtcctccacctctgcgctccgcaccgacaggagctcattggcgcctgcaagaaggcccttctgccgctgaagctggtcctagacgtccctctcccgtcggagaaagaccgacttcccaagggaccgggtctcgagctccttggggaaacagaacaggggtcaatccctacaaagaaaactcggaaaaagaccaccgcatgtgaaaagaaagcacgaacctagGTGACTCTGGGCAGATCGTTGGCCACCACGAACAGCGCCGTCCATAGTGATCGCTCCACCAGCTGGCAGTACTGCTCGAATGTGTCCCAGCGaccgccctcggccgtgtcctcgagaACAAACAGAGGCTCCacctcagggtcatcccggctctgccataggacacgcgggtgatcccacccgtaggGCTCGGGTCGTACTCAcgtgagggccgagcttccctcgcccggggtTGGAACCGGCTGTTCCATGACACTGGCAACCTCGACGCCGGCCATCTCCTACGCCTGAGAAGTATCATCGAAGGAGATCAAAAGGACCTCCACCTCTTGGGCGCTttcccgcaacaacggcgggccttgaaccaagggcgccaacgaggcctccgccgtcttcatctccacttcctgggccgacAGCCTCGCCGCGATCACGTCAGCCTtagtggtcccgggggctccggcctccgccatcgtggcctcggtggtcccgggggctctgacctccgccatcgtggcctcggtggtcccaggggctctggcctccgccatcgtggcctcggtggtcgcaaGGGCTCCGGTGCCCGCTGCAGCGGTCTCGATGTTCCTAGGCGCCGTGGCCTCTGTCGTCCTGGCCTGTGAAACCCCGGGGACCTCGATCCCGGTGGTCTCGGCGGCCAAGGGAACCTCGGCCGCATCCGACCCACGGGCCTTGCCATTGCAGGGCAGAGGCGCTCTCTCCCCCACCTGCGTTagggccgcctcggcagcccctccttgggtggctggctccttcgggtcggccctcgccaacGCCGTGCCATGTTGTAGggtggcttgtgcctccgccacccagtgggcagaggagtcggggttaaccttgagcgcttttAGGGGctccaaggtaggcacctccataGGCCGCTTTCGGCTAAGGACAAAATGTTTACAAggtcagcacaagacaaaagaaTGAACGAAAAGCACTGTggctccaccaaaaatacacctacctcgagcagggctgcaaccgcttcggcacggcGACCCTTGTCTATGCAGGCAGTGGCGGCGGCAAAGGCACGGCCTCTGTGTTCATCGGCGCCGGTTGGTCCTCGATGGACCCCGATGCCTCCTCGGTCCTCtgtgggggcagttgcgtcgccctcgccgccacctgctccaccattGCCGCCGAGCCCACCGAGCTGATGGCACGCTTGCCCAACGCCTGCTCCccgggcatgtcggcctcggccccgaggTGGGCAACCACCGACCCTAgggcggctcctcctcctcctcctcctaggagcaccGGGCTACTGGCCAATGCCCTGGGCACCGTCTCccctacgtcagggagatggtccaggggaccccgccccatctcaccctcgtcatccccgtccgaggcatccgtcgatagTTTCATtgacggggactcctccaacgggaggccatccttcctttgctgccgacGATGCTTATCTAGTTCCTCACGCGTGAGGATCTTCTTTGTGCGCTTCGCTGCCTTGGCGTCCTTCCACTTTttctgcgcctcggcgtgcgcccagttgatcgcccgccgcctcgcatCCTCAGGAATGGGCGGCGAAGAGgcacgcacgtccctcatcccctgtaggaacaacgaacgcgcataagggaacgaGAAATAAGGAGaaacggagaaggctcgggggctgcagcgacgcgtgacttaccagcgagaggaacccccacgatgGGTGCATCAcgatgggggtcaggttgccgcccctcagcttcacctccaccgtctcccccacctgGTGCAGAATTTCCTCAtcagaaagggcggaggaggacatctggatgccctcgtttggctcacccggcctcatctcgaacaagcgccgccaccgagccatcagcggcagcaccctccggtggtggaaggcagccatgacCACGGCCGTAGTAAGGCCACGGCcccatagcctctccagcccctctagaagtgactacagcttgggctgatcctccctcgggatgccatacttccacctctccgggcagctccccacaatccgcccagtgtaggggggaagtccgccgtcgtcgttgtggagatagaaccagctcgtgtaccatcgacgattggatgacgcgagctgggccaggatgtagaggtgctagcGGTCCTaacacacttggagagtgcagccactggccctcaccgccttcctcgtgcccgacgtgcccatcggcttagtggtatgccccgctcggaagagatggagccacaactcccaatggggagcaatccccaagtacccctcgcagacagcgacaaagatggccgcctatgcgatagagttagggttgaagttgtggagctccacgccataatagtgcgggagcgcccgcatgaaccggttcGCCGGAACGCCAAGGCcatgctcgtgaaaggagacgaagctcacgacataaccatcgcgaggcctcggctccagctcacCCGACAGAGCGATCCACTTCGGCCTGCGGGGGTCCatcaccggacgaaggagtctgccgtcgacgagcgactgaag
The nucleotide sequence above comes from Miscanthus floridulus cultivar M001 chromosome 18, ASM1932011v1, whole genome shotgun sequence. Encoded proteins:
- the LOC136524429 gene encoding uncharacterized protein is translated as MEVPTLEPLKALKVNPDSSAHWVAEAQATLQHGTALARADPKEPATQGGAAEAALTQVGERAPLPCNGKARGSDAAEVPLAAETTGIEVPGVSQARTTEATAPRNIETAAAGTGALATTEATMAEARAPGTTEATMAEVRAPGTTEATMAEAGAPGTTKADVIAARLSAQEVEMKTAEASLAPLVQESEAEVTQATEASIAVQAVLETKIGEQEALKSATRTACEALEVEGVQSGSSLGSRLIALSGQVHERLRGALHTGVKHALAVIASHYIGVDLQAISDGYVLPDDDKEADEAVAKLMEAAEGPGTALAKLFEEEVVAPPPSADVGGPEP